A genomic region of Pelodiscus sinensis isolate JC-2024 chromosome 1, ASM4963464v1, whole genome shotgun sequence contains the following coding sequences:
- the TSC22D1 gene encoding TSC22 domain family protein 1 isoform X7 gives MDLVKSHLMYAVREEVEVLKEQIKELIEKNSQLEQENTLLKTLASPEQLAQFQAQLQTGSPPSSQTQGTTQQPSQPATQGSGPSA, from the exons ATG GATCTGGTGAAGAGCCATTTGATGTACGCTGTGAGGGAGGAAGTGGAGGTCCTCAAAGAGCAAATCAAAGAGCTGATTGAGAAGAATTCCCAGCTGGAACAGGAAAACACTCTGCTGAAAACGCTGGCCAGCCCAGAGCAACTCGCCCAGTTCCAAGCACAGCTGCAGACTGGTTCCCCGCCTTCTTCCCAGACACAAGGGACAACACAACAACCTTCCCAGCCAGCAACACAGGGCTCAGGACCTTCAGCATAG
- the TSC22D1 gene encoding TSC22 domain family protein 1 isoform X3, producing MNAQWCRPVAMDLGVYQLRHFSISFLSSLLGTDNSSLRLDSSSSGASVVAIDNKIEQAMDLVKSHLMYAVREEVEVLKEQIKELIEKNSQLEQENTLLKTLASPEQLAQFQAQLQTGSPPSSQTQGTTQQPSQPATQGSGPSA from the exons ATGAATGCCCAATGGTGTAGACCAGTGGCAATGGATCTAGGAGTTTATCAACTAAGACATTTTTCAATTTCTTTCTTGTCATCCTTGCTGGGCACCGACAATTCTTCTTTGAGACTCGACAGTAG cTCCTCGGGTGCAAGCGTGGTAGCTATAGACAACAAAATCGAGCAGGCGATG GATCTGGTGAAGAGCCATTTGATGTACGCTGTGAGGGAGGAAGTGGAGGTCCTCAAAGAGCAAATCAAAGAGCTGATTGAGAAGAATTCCCAGCTGGAACAGGAAAACACTCTGCTGAAAACGCTGGCCAGCCCAGAGCAACTCGCCCAGTTCCAAGCACAGCTGCAGACTGGTTCCCCGCCTTCTTCCCAGACACAAGGGACAACACAACAACCTTCCCAGCCAGCAACACAGGGCTCAGGACCTTCAGCATAG
- the TSC22D1 gene encoding TSC22 domain family protein 1 isoform X6 — protein MLGGLTEQSSSSGASVVAIDNKIEQAMDLVKSHLMYAVREEVEVLKEQIKELIEKNSQLEQENTLLKTLASPEQLAQFQAQLQTGSPPSSQTQGTTQQPSQPATQGSGPSA, from the exons cTCCTCGGGTGCAAGCGTGGTAGCTATAGACAACAAAATCGAGCAGGCGATG GATCTGGTGAAGAGCCATTTGATGTACGCTGTGAGGGAGGAAGTGGAGGTCCTCAAAGAGCAAATCAAAGAGCTGATTGAGAAGAATTCCCAGCTGGAACAGGAAAACACTCTGCTGAAAACGCTGGCCAGCCCAGAGCAACTCGCCCAGTTCCAAGCACAGCTGCAGACTGGTTCCCCGCCTTCTTCCCAGACACAAGGGACAACACAACAACCTTCCCAGCCAGCAACACAGGGCTCAGGACCTTCAGCATAG